The Cytobacillus sp. IB215665 DNA window CGCATCACTTAAATCAGCTAAAGTAGTTTGAAAGGCACCGACAGTTGTCGGAAAGTTTATTGACTCAGTAGATCCCGTAACAAACGCATTACCGTGGGCATTCACAGTAATGCCAAATCCTGTATCATCACTGTTTCCACCTAGGTACGTGGAGAAGATCAGAGCTGTTCCCATTGCATTTACTTTCGTGACAAAAGCACTTTGCCCTCCCATTAACATCGTTTGAAAGGCATCTACAGTTGTTGGAAAGTTTGTTGACTCGGTAGTGCCTATCACAAACGTATTACCGTGGGCATCCACTGCAATACCAAATCCTGTATCATCACTGTTTCCACCTAGGTACGTGGAGAAGATCAGATCGGTTCCCATTGCATTTACTTTCGTGACAAAAGCACTTTGCCCCCCCATCAACATCGTTTGAAAGGCACCTAGCGTAGTAGGAAAGTTTGTTGAAGTGGATACTCCTGTTACAAATGTATTCCCGTGGATATCCACCGTAATACCCGCAGATCCATCATCCCCATCTCCTCCGAGGTAGGTGGAGAAGATTAGATCAGTTCCTGTTGCATTTACTTTAGTTACAAAAGCAGCATTATTACCATTAAGCATCATTTGAAAAGCCCCAAGTGTTGTTGGAAAGTTTGTTGAATTGGTTACACCTGTCGCGAACGCATTCCCTTGAGCATCCAATGCTATACCAATTCCTACATCACCCCCATCTCCCCCAAGGTAAGTAGAGTAAACTAGGTCAGTTCCACTTGCGTTTACTTTCGTGACAAAAGCACTTTGCACTCCCATCAACATCGTTTGAAAGGCACCAAAAGTTGTCGGAAAATCTGTTGATTCTGTTCTTCCTGTTACGAACGCATTTCCTTGAGCATCCAATGCTATATCATTACCTGCATCATCCCCATCTCCTCCCAGATAGGTGGAGAAGATCAGATCGGTTCCCGTTGCATTTATTTTGGTTACAAAGGCAGCGTTATCACCATTAAGCATTGTTTGAAAAGCTCCTGGTGTTGTCGGAAAGTTTGTTGAATTGGTTACACCTGTTAAATACGCATTCCCATTGGTATCCGTAGAAATCCCAGCCCCCATTTCATTATCACTACCCCCTAGGTATGTGGAATAAATCAGAGCTGTTCCCGTTGCATTTATTTTCGTAACAAAGGTATCAAGGAACCCATCTAATGTAGTTTGAAAAGCTCCTGGTGTTGTCGGAAAGTTTGTTGAAGAGGTCGCGCCAGTTACATATGCATTTCCCATGCCATCGACAGCAATTGAAAATCCC harbors:
- a CDS encoding SBBP repeat-containing protein produces the protein MILGYEFPESYDTDHTLIIDPTLSYSTYLGGEGIEAGFSIAVDGMGNAYVTGATSSTNFPTTPGAFQTTLDGFLDTFVTKINATGTALIYSTYLGGSDNEMGAGISTDTNGNAYLTGVTNSTNFPTTPGAFQTMLNGDNAAFVTKINATGTDLIFSTYLGGDGDDAGNDIALDAQGNAFVTGRTESTDFPTTFGAFQTMLMGVQSAFVTKVNASGTDLVYSTYLGGDGGDVGIGIALDAQGNAFATGVTNSTNFPTTLGAFQMMLNGNNAAFVTKVNATGTDLIFSTYLGGDGDDGSAGITVDIHGNTFVTGVSTSTNFPTTLGAFQTMLMGGQSAFVTKVNAMGTDLIFSTYLGGNSDDTGFGIAVDAHGNTFVIGTTESTNFPTTVDAFQTMLMGGQSAFVTKVNAMGTALIFSTYLGGNSDDTGFGITVNAHGNAFVTGSTESINFPTTVGAFQTTLADLSDAFVTKITVPPPPPLIPKCCQNPCKCKSTNIVNTSLTSKVKGIGIYTLKITKRY